One Nocardia iowensis DNA window includes the following coding sequences:
- a CDS encoding TauD/TfdA family dioxygenase, with protein sequence MKGVLSERKTLHPQDIERRELPAAAGRAVRELAREISTTLDSTPHDPATMADTLTDPALIAQIDARVGELPADVRRTMRPPATAAGATIVSRLPLTDDECGPTPPSWREAAQWSGSATRRASSFELDLVMLLLARSAGEPFGWQGQQGGRLVNNILPSPGHEHEQSGASSKTLLSPHSEDAFHPARAHLLMLACLRNPDMVGTTVSSVRRVELTAEQRRLLSVPTLPILPDVSYGTGHERYSAPPLPTLWTPAGPDEATLRYDPAYTPLDDADAEFRAAYARLTAELERVCVTAALAPGEVLLVDNDVAVHGRVPFTARYDGTDRWLKRVNVRLPERPRRAEEADENGYGQRIVAPFRAAGSTAFGSGGVEPARTDGHRENDPVGTEREAAHDRGPFEHS encoded by the coding sequence GTGAAAGGCGTTCTCTCCGAACGTAAGACGCTTCACCCGCAGGATATCGAGCGCCGTGAGCTCCCCGCCGCCGCCGGGCGTGCGGTGCGTGAACTCGCGCGGGAGATATCTACCACACTCGATTCGACGCCGCACGACCCGGCCACCATGGCCGACACGCTGACCGATCCGGCCTTGATCGCGCAGATCGACGCCAGGGTCGGCGAATTGCCCGCCGATGTCCGGCGCACCATGCGCCCGCCCGCCACTGCGGCCGGTGCGACCATCGTGAGCAGGCTTCCGCTGACCGATGACGAATGCGGGCCGACCCCGCCGAGCTGGCGCGAGGCCGCCCAGTGGAGCGGCAGCGCAACCCGCCGCGCGAGTTCGTTCGAACTCGACCTGGTCATGCTGCTGCTGGCCCGGTCCGCCGGTGAGCCGTTCGGCTGGCAAGGCCAGCAGGGCGGCCGGCTGGTCAACAACATCCTGCCCTCCCCCGGCCATGAGCACGAGCAGTCGGGTGCGAGCAGCAAGACGCTGCTCAGCCCGCACAGCGAGGATGCTTTCCACCCGGCGCGCGCCCATTTGCTGATGCTCGCCTGCCTGCGCAATCCGGACATGGTCGGCACCACCGTGTCATCGGTGCGGCGCGTCGAACTCACCGCCGAGCAGCGGCGGCTGCTGAGCGTACCGACCCTGCCGATCCTGCCCGACGTCTCCTACGGCACCGGGCACGAACGGTATTCGGCTCCCCCGCTGCCGACGCTGTGGACCCCGGCCGGACCGGACGAGGCGACGCTGCGCTACGACCCGGCCTACACCCCGCTCGACGACGCAGACGCCGAATTCCGCGCCGCCTACGCCAGGCTCACCGCCGAGTTGGAGCGGGTCTGCGTCACGGCCGCGCTCGCTCCCGGTGAGGTGCTGCTGGTGGACAATGACGTCGCGGTGCACGGTCGAGTACCGTTCACCGCGCGCTACGACGGCACCGACCGCTGGCTGAAGCGGGTGAACGTGCGCCTGCCCGAACGACCGCGGCGGGCCGAAGAGGCCGACGAGAATGGGTACGGGCAACGGATCGTCGCCCCGTTCCGAGCGGCAGGCAGCACCGCGTTCGGGTCCGGCGGCGTCGAACCCGCCCGCACGGACGGACACCGGGAGAACGATCCGGTGGGAACAGAGCGGGAAGCAGCACATGATCGAGGACCCTTTGAACACTCGTGA
- a CDS encoding ornithine cyclodeaminase family protein yields MIEDPLNTRDRTTPLRVLSRSDLAGVPITPGDVVRAVEDAYLAFAAGDSDNPRKLSVANPDGWSVSYAMLGRDGRRRVVAMKTSYKFDPGHDRSTKRYYTTITLYDDSTGAPIAMMDCSRVGALRTPAVSALLVRETIRRGAESVLLIGTGTQGRNALPHLLAANPQLRKLMLYGTHPEGLDAVHRQLAEYYPHALLETVEDPRAAAATADVVLATAGPGTEVALESSDLAPGSTAVLVGYGLAPSTLIDADRVVATSAEQMALTGTDMVGPDGKLRAVDAELPQILSRRAVARRSDDERIFVYNSGLVLTDIAVAHALAERAIAEGRGTEVPLWD; encoded by the coding sequence ATGATCGAGGACCCTTTGAACACTCGTGACCGGACCACCCCCCTGCGGGTGCTGAGCCGCAGCGACCTGGCCGGCGTGCCGATCACGCCCGGCGATGTCGTCCGCGCGGTGGAGGACGCGTATCTGGCTTTCGCCGCGGGCGATTCGGACAACCCGCGCAAACTCAGCGTGGCGAACCCGGACGGCTGGTCGGTGTCCTACGCGATGCTCGGCCGCGACGGACGCCGCCGGGTGGTCGCGATGAAGACCTCGTACAAGTTCGATCCCGGTCACGATCGCAGCACCAAGCGCTATTACACGACCATCACGCTCTACGACGACAGCACCGGCGCGCCGATCGCGATGATGGACTGCTCCAGGGTCGGTGCGCTGCGCACGCCGGCGGTGTCGGCGCTGCTGGTGCGCGAGACCATTCGCCGCGGCGCGGAGAGCGTGCTGTTGATCGGTACCGGCACGCAAGGGCGAAACGCGTTGCCGCACTTGCTCGCCGCGAATCCGCAGCTGCGCAAGCTGATGCTGTACGGCACCCATCCCGAAGGTTTGGACGCGGTGCACCGCCAGCTTGCCGAGTACTACCCGCACGCGCTGCTCGAAACCGTGGAAGATCCGCGGGCCGCCGCGGCCACCGCCGATGTGGTGTTGGCCACCGCGGGTCCGGGCACCGAGGTGGCGCTCGAATCCAGTGATCTCGCACCGGGTTCGACGGCGGTGCTGGTCGGCTACGGGCTGGCTCCTTCGACGCTGATCGACGCCGACCGGGTCGTCGCAACCAGCGCCGAGCAAATGGCGTTGACCGGTACCGACATGGTCGGGCCGGACGGGAAGCTGCGCGCGGTGGACGCCGAGTTGCCGCAGATCCTGAGCCGCCGTGCGGTCGCACGGCGCTCGGACGACGAGCGCATCTTCGTCTACAACAGCGGGCTCGTGCTGACCGACATCGCCGTCGCGCACGCCCTCGCCGAGCGCGCCATCGCCGAGGGACGAGGCACGGAGGTGCCGCTGTGGGATTAG
- a CDS encoding alanine racemase, with translation MGLEAPTRSSSCATPLPAHLDEWEQRALGDPNMLGDIAFTLGGPFHVMYPPRVGRNIQGFRAAFAQADVDGLIYYGKKANKSAAVVRACAEHGVGVDVSSTGELTAALAHGIRGAELMVTGPAKSDDLLWLATRHGALIAVDDPGELDRLAALGTSTAPARVLLRVLPAASASRFGMTDAEIDRALSALDGCDSIRLEGFSFHLSGYDAPARAELAGALIARCLHTRTLGHPATTLSIGGGFGVDYVPATAWAEFTEHVDRQWFHSGKSFESYYPYHFPAPGPAMLTAILTHDGLAERLRDNNIRLAIEPGRALLANAGFTVFRVQGSKVRHANGEPYCLVTVDGTSLSLSEQWFDSEYLPDPLLWPARPGTTTPTSVGAATCLDSDLLSWRRVPLPRAAEVGDLLIYPNTAGYQMDSNESAFHDLPIPPKVVLHDAPGDRYRWTLDG, from the coding sequence GTGGGATTAGAGGCCCCGACGCGAAGTTCCAGCTGCGCGACTCCCCTTCCGGCGCACCTCGACGAGTGGGAGCAGCGCGCGCTGGGTGACCCGAACATGCTCGGCGACATCGCCTTCACACTGGGCGGGCCGTTTCACGTGATGTACCCGCCCCGGGTCGGCCGCAATATCCAAGGATTCCGCGCGGCCTTCGCGCAGGCCGATGTCGACGGCCTCATCTACTACGGCAAGAAGGCGAACAAGTCCGCTGCCGTCGTGCGCGCCTGTGCGGAACACGGTGTGGGCGTGGATGTTTCCAGCACCGGCGAACTGACGGCGGCGCTGGCACATGGCATTCGCGGCGCCGAGCTGATGGTGACCGGACCCGCGAAGTCCGACGATCTGCTCTGGCTGGCCACCCGGCACGGCGCACTGATCGCCGTCGATGACCCCGGTGAGCTCGATCGGCTTGCCGCACTTGGCACCTCGACCGCACCGGCCCGCGTCCTGCTTCGCGTGCTGCCCGCCGCGTCCGCCAGCCGGTTCGGGATGACCGATGCCGAGATCGACCGGGCGCTGTCCGCACTCGACGGCTGCGACTCGATTCGTCTGGAGGGCTTCAGCTTTCATCTCTCCGGCTACGACGCACCGGCGCGCGCCGAGCTGGCCGGTGCGCTGATCGCCCGCTGCCTGCACACGCGGACGCTCGGCCACCCCGCCACGACGCTGTCGATCGGCGGCGGATTCGGTGTCGACTACGTCCCGGCGACCGCATGGGCCGAGTTCACCGAACACGTCGACCGGCAGTGGTTCCACTCGGGCAAGTCGTTCGAGTCGTACTACCCCTACCACTTTCCGGCGCCAGGCCCCGCCATGCTCACCGCTATCCTGACGCACGACGGGCTCGCCGAGCGACTGCGCGACAACAACATCCGGCTGGCGATCGAGCCGGGCCGGGCACTGCTCGCCAACGCCGGATTCACCGTCTTTCGGGTGCAGGGCAGCAAAGTCCGGCACGCCAACGGCGAGCCGTACTGCCTCGTCACCGTCGACGGCACCAGCCTGAGCCTGTCCGAGCAGTGGTTCGACAGCGAATATCTGCCCGATCCCCTGCTGTGGCCCGCCCGGCCGGGCACCACCACGCCGACCAGCGTCGGCGCCGCCACCTGTCTCGACTCCGACCTGCTCAGCTGGCGGCGGGTACCGCTGCCGCGTGCCGCCGAGGTAGGCGACCTGCTGATCTACCCGAACACCGCCGGGTACCAAATGGATTCGAACGAGTCCGCCTTCCATGACCTGCCGATACCGCCGAAGGTGGTGCTGCACGACGCGCCCGGCGACCGGTACCGCTGGACGCTCGACGGCTGA
- a CDS encoding PLP-dependent cysteine synthase family protein produces MPLVTRVTDLIGRTPLFELAATSTGTRLLLKLEQFNPTGAAKIRMAREMVLDAERRGLLASGGHIIESTSGNTGLGLAVVAAERGYRFTAVVDHHACKDKLRAMRAMGAELVFVADDGDDNLATSAREDLAEAMAAARPDAYFTEQHNNDANAVGYYAVAEELLEDVERVDILLSSVGTGGSLFGTATRLRQLGCPPRVIGVEPVGSIAFGGEGGPYWQSGTGTPPGATIGTAVDYSLLDEGVKVSDVAAFATARAVAAELGLMIGGSAGGSVHAALTRLDEFPPGSTIVTLVCDGGEKYLDTVFDDNWMIERDLLDLTAEAEVREMLHRYAPAARRPELAEAR; encoded by the coding sequence ATGCCGCTCGTCACGCGCGTGACGGATCTGATCGGCCGCACGCCGCTGTTCGAACTGGCGGCCACCTCGACCGGCACCCGGTTGCTGCTCAAGCTCGAGCAGTTCAACCCGACCGGCGCGGCCAAGATCAGGATGGCCCGCGAGATGGTGCTCGATGCGGAGCGGCGCGGTTTGCTGGCCAGTGGCGGGCATATCATCGAGTCGACATCCGGGAATACCGGGCTCGGTCTCGCGGTAGTAGCTGCCGAACGTGGGTATCGCTTCACCGCGGTGGTCGATCATCACGCATGTAAGGACAAGCTGCGCGCTATGCGAGCAATGGGTGCGGAATTGGTGTTCGTGGCCGACGACGGCGACGACAACCTGGCCACCTCGGCCCGGGAGGACCTGGCCGAGGCGATGGCCGCCGCGCGGCCGGACGCCTACTTCACCGAGCAACACAACAATGACGCCAACGCGGTCGGCTACTACGCGGTCGCCGAGGAATTGCTGGAAGACGTGGAGCGGGTCGACATCCTGCTGTCCTCGGTCGGCACCGGCGGTTCGCTGTTCGGCACCGCGACCCGGCTGCGCCAACTCGGTTGCCCGCCGCGGGTGATCGGGGTGGAGCCGGTCGGTTCGATCGCCTTCGGCGGCGAGGGCGGCCCGTACTGGCAGTCCGGCACCGGCACCCCGCCCGGCGCCACCATCGGCACGGCCGTGGATTACTCCCTGCTGGACGAGGGCGTCAAGGTCTCCGATGTCGCGGCCTTCGCCACCGCCCGCGCGGTCGCCGCCGAACTCGGGCTGATGATCGGCGGCTCGGCGGGCGGCTCGGTGCACGCCGCCCTCACCCGGCTCGACGAATTCCCGCCCGGCTCCACCATCGTCACCCTCGTCTGCGACGGCGGCGAAAAGTATTTGGATACCGTCTTCGACGACAACTGGATGATCGAGCGCGACCTGCTCGACCTCACCGCCGAAGCCGAAGTCCGCGAAATGCTGCACCGCTACGCCCCCGCCGCCCGCCGCCCCGAACTCGCGGAGGCACGATGA
- a CDS encoding MATE family efflux transporter has protein sequence MNLSGYRADSRRLTALATPIAMTQLAQIAVSTTNVVLMGTLGVQQVAAGGLAIALFNQIRTMCVGLITASGNQIASAVSSAGKRGESPDHEIKDILRSSFLIATVAGIAGGAVLIGLGWALQWLGQDAGVLADARPLMVALAPGLLPCLWFQVLRQYTVGMQRPQALLWVTLGSVVLNLVLALGFIHGRAGLPELGLTGIGVATSLVFLITFGVFLAMVRRDARLGATLPLRPWPVRRSTVLAELRLGGPIALTYGSEAGMFSVLALVMGSIGPAALAAHNVVYQIIYIVFQVAIGLSHGASILVSHAVTRDQYQHARALAWLALRHVAVVAALTGAIYVIAPDLVLLPFLNSSDSNTIQIAHTLLLIGIVLQFFDAAQNIGTGLLRGLKETNAGFRLSLVGYWVVGLPVALLLAFPLGLGAAGVWWGLTAGLATTAILMLRRYFALLDARNRDHPQLIPEAPESLSSPS, from the coding sequence GTGAATTTGTCGGGCTATCGGGCCGACAGTCGTCGGCTCACCGCGCTCGCGACGCCGATCGCGATGACGCAGCTGGCGCAGATCGCGGTGTCGACCACCAATGTCGTGCTGATGGGGACGCTCGGCGTGCAGCAGGTGGCCGCGGGCGGGTTGGCGATCGCGCTGTTCAATCAGATTCGCACCATGTGCGTCGGGCTGATCACCGCGAGCGGCAATCAGATCGCCAGCGCGGTGAGTTCGGCCGGTAAACGTGGTGAGTCGCCGGATCACGAGATCAAAGACATTCTGCGGTCCAGCTTCCTGATCGCGACGGTCGCCGGAATCGCCGGTGGCGCAGTGCTCATCGGACTCGGCTGGGCCCTGCAATGGCTCGGGCAGGACGCGGGGGTGCTCGCCGACGCGCGGCCGTTGATGGTCGCGCTGGCGCCAGGTTTGTTGCCGTGCTTGTGGTTCCAGGTGCTGCGCCAATACACCGTCGGCATGCAACGCCCGCAGGCGCTGCTGTGGGTCACCCTCGGGTCGGTGGTGCTGAATCTTGTTCTCGCACTGGGCTTCATCCACGGCCGCGCCGGACTGCCCGAGCTCGGCCTGACCGGTATCGGGGTGGCGACCTCGCTGGTCTTCCTGATCACCTTCGGCGTGTTCTTGGCGATGGTGCGCCGCGATGCCCGGCTCGGCGCGACGCTGCCGCTGCGGCCGTGGCCGGTGCGGCGCTCGACCGTCCTGGCCGAGTTGCGGCTGGGTGGGCCGATCGCGCTCACCTATGGCTCGGAGGCAGGCATGTTCTCGGTGCTCGCCCTGGTCATGGGCAGTATCGGTCCGGCGGCGCTGGCCGCGCACAATGTCGTCTACCAGATCATCTACATCGTGTTCCAGGTCGCCATCGGACTGTCGCACGGCGCTTCGATCCTGGTCAGCCACGCGGTAACCCGCGACCAGTACCAGCACGCCAGGGCACTGGCCTGGCTCGCGCTGCGGCATGTGGCCGTCGTCGCCGCGCTCACCGGCGCGATCTATGTGATCGCGCCCGACCTGGTGCTGCTCCCCTTCCTGAACTCGTCGGACAGCAACACCATTCAGATCGCGCACACGCTGCTGTTGATCGGCATCGTGCTGCAATTCTTCGACGCCGCCCAGAACATCGGCACCGGCCTACTGCGCGGCCTGAAGGAAACCAACGCCGGCTTCCGCCTGTCGCTGGTCGGCTATTGGGTCGTCGGCCTCCCCGTCGCCCTGCTGCTCGCCTTCCCCCTCGGCCTAGGTGCGGCAGGCGTCTGGTGGGGCCTGACGGCGGGCTTGGCGACCACGGCCATCCTCATGCTCCGCCGCTACTTCGCCCTGCTCGACGCCAGAAACCGCGACCACCCACAGCTCATCCCCGAGGCGCCGGAAAGCCTCAGCAGCCCAAGCTGA
- a CDS encoding TerD family protein — MSVTLAKGGNVSLSKQAANLNKVAVGLGWDVRTTTGADYDLDASALATGPNLKVLSDQHFIFYNNLRSPEGSIEHTGDNLTGAGEGDDEVINVDLTATPPTITNIFFPVSIHEADARGQSFGQIRNAFIRVVDAATGIELARYDLTEDASTETAMIFGELYRHGNEWKFRAIGQGYASGLAGIARDYGVHI; from the coding sequence ATGAGTGTCACACTGGCCAAAGGCGGAAACGTATCGCTGTCGAAGCAGGCAGCCAACCTCAACAAGGTCGCGGTGGGTCTCGGCTGGGACGTGCGCACCACCACGGGCGCCGACTACGACCTCGACGCGAGCGCGCTGGCCACCGGCCCGAACCTGAAGGTGCTGTCGGATCAGCATTTCATCTTCTACAACAACCTGCGTTCACCCGAGGGCTCCATCGAGCACACCGGCGACAACCTGACCGGCGCGGGCGAGGGTGACGACGAGGTGATCAACGTCGACCTGACGGCCACCCCGCCGACCATTACCAACATCTTCTTCCCCGTGTCCATCCACGAGGCCGACGCGCGCGGCCAGTCGTTCGGCCAGATCCGCAACGCCTTCATCCGCGTCGTCGACGCGGCGACCGGCATCGAGCTGGCCCGCTACGACCTGACCGAGGACGCGTCCACCGAGACCGCGATGATCTTCGGCGAGCTCTACCGGCACGGCAACGAGTGGAAGTTCCGCGCCATCGGCCAGGGCTACGCCTCCGGCCTCGCTGGCATCGCCCGCGACTACGGCGTGCACATCTGA
- a CDS encoding pyridoxamine 5'-phosphate oxidase family protein gives MAAEASPAQRQDRSTAHHEDHPELAVLPEWPQETIAVLVTTDPAPHAIPVSWPVRAGDRRILLSLKSDRGSLARLRERPQVALLILGGGNVALCARGTAKVIAEEMPDAADYVAVRIDVEAIDDHRQSAFAVAKGIQRTVLDPSELHALERRVTTLRAWAENQN, from the coding sequence ATGGCAGCGGAAGCGAGCCCCGCGCAACGTCAAGACCGCTCGACAGCTCATCACGAAGATCATCCCGAGCTGGCCGTGCTACCGGAGTGGCCGCAGGAAACGATCGCCGTGCTGGTGACCACCGACCCGGCACCGCACGCGATCCCGGTGTCCTGGCCGGTGCGGGCAGGCGATCGGCGCATCCTGCTCAGCCTGAAGTCCGACCGAGGGTCGCTGGCCCGGCTGCGGGAACGACCGCAGGTGGCGCTGCTGATCCTCGGCGGCGGCAATGTCGCGCTGTGCGCGCGGGGAACCGCCAAGGTGATCGCCGAGGAGATGCCTGATGCCGCCGACTATGTGGCGGTGCGCATCGATGTCGAGGCGATCGATGATCATCGGCAGTCGGCCTTCGCGGTAGCCAAGGGTATCCAGCGCACCGTGCTCGACCCGAGCGAATTACACGCGCTGGAGCGTCGCGTGACCACGTTGCGTGCCTGGGCCGAAAACCAAAACTGA
- a CDS encoding flavodoxin domain-containing protein — MRVVILFGSEMGTAETVADSVADALSAHDVSVYDMSDFAVDDLDVHDFHVIVCSTYGDGDLPTGAEPFFDELDACAPDLSGLRFAVFGLGDSIYGDTFNRGGEIAAEKLVARGAIQVGEHARHDASTEIRPKEMARDWAATLPVPALTSA; from the coding sequence GTGCGCGTCGTCATTCTGTTCGGATCGGAGATGGGCACGGCGGAGACCGTCGCGGACAGCGTCGCCGACGCGCTGTCGGCGCACGACGTGTCGGTCTACGACATGAGCGACTTCGCCGTCGACGACCTCGACGTGCACGACTTCCACGTCATCGTGTGCTCCACCTACGGCGACGGCGATCTGCCGACCGGCGCGGAGCCGTTCTTCGACGAGCTCGACGCGTGCGCCCCCGATTTGTCCGGACTGCGCTTTGCCGTGTTCGGCCTCGGCGACAGCATCTACGGCGACACCTTCAATCGTGGCGGTGAGATCGCGGCGGAGAAGCTCGTCGCTCGCGGCGCCATTCAGGTCGGCGAGCACGCTCGCCACGACGCGTCGACCGAAATCCGCCCGAAGGAGATGGCCCGCGACTGGGCGGCAACATTGCCCGTCCCGGCGCTCACCTCGGCCTGA
- a CDS encoding stealth family protein, with the protein MMDMGAVNPAAVEMAARPMAGNLLVSATMIADLGWLRSELAAAEVPFLLVRDSGQRLVLATDAAHQLMVRRVTAAATAAGFACDEVQRNVFRLGRDSDPAHHVDLELWEYHGDTVECPRPNALTRNVFDLADVEHTQVLLFDRAWPTLVDMFAPQATDVNFDIDLVFSWVDGSDPEFRARRAGMLAQVVVGEGDDADARIRQIDELKYALRSVAKNAPWIRRIFIATDSTVPGWLAEHPKVTVVRALDHFSDTSGLPTFNSHAVECQLQHIEGLSEHFLYSNDDMFFARPVRPSMFFTAAGVSRFIEADTRIGPGRNNERRSGFENAARVNRELLAQRFGHIITRHLEHTPVPLRRSVLLEMEEEFAADFARTRTSRFRSATDISVTNSLYHYYALLTGRAVPQEKAKVRYVDTTSHKGLALLDGIAKKRNVDFFCLNDGSFPEISESERVRAVSKFLSRYFPDPAPWERLSAPSRHPIPESSPGAA; encoded by the coding sequence ATGATGGACATGGGGGCAGTGAACCCGGCGGCGGTCGAGATGGCGGCCCGGCCGATGGCGGGCAACCTGCTGGTCTCGGCCACGATGATCGCCGATCTCGGGTGGCTGCGCAGTGAGCTCGCGGCGGCGGAGGTGCCGTTCCTGCTGGTCCGCGACAGCGGCCAGCGCCTCGTGCTGGCCACGGATGCGGCACACCAGCTGATGGTGCGCCGGGTGACGGCCGCTGCGACGGCGGCCGGTTTCGCGTGTGATGAGGTGCAGCGCAACGTTTTCCGGCTCGGCCGCGACAGCGATCCGGCGCATCACGTCGACCTGGAACTGTGGGAGTACCACGGCGACACGGTCGAGTGCCCGCGCCCGAACGCGTTGACCCGCAACGTGTTCGACCTGGCCGATGTCGAGCACACGCAGGTGCTGCTGTTCGACCGCGCCTGGCCGACCCTGGTCGACATGTTCGCCCCGCAGGCCACCGATGTGAACTTCGACATCGACCTGGTGTTCTCCTGGGTGGACGGCTCGGACCCGGAGTTCCGTGCCCGTCGCGCGGGCATGCTCGCGCAGGTCGTCGTCGGCGAGGGTGACGACGCGGATGCCCGTATCCGGCAGATCGACGAGCTGAAATACGCACTGCGCTCGGTGGCCAAGAACGCGCCGTGGATCCGGCGGATCTTCATCGCCACCGACTCCACCGTGCCCGGCTGGCTTGCCGAGCACCCCAAGGTGACGGTTGTCCGTGCGCTGGACCACTTTTCGGACACCAGCGGACTGCCGACGTTCAATTCGCATGCGGTGGAATGCCAATTGCAGCACATCGAGGGGCTCAGCGAGCACTTCCTGTACTCCAACGACGACATGTTCTTCGCCCGTCCGGTGCGCCCGTCGATGTTCTTCACCGCGGCCGGGGTGAGCCGGTTCATCGAGGCGGACACCAGGATCGGTCCGGGCCGGAACAACGAGCGCCGCAGTGGTTTCGAGAACGCCGCCCGGGTGAACCGGGAACTGCTCGCGCAGCGGTTCGGGCACATCATCACCCGGCATCTCGAGCACACGCCGGTTCCGTTGCGCCGCAGCGTGCTACTGGAGATGGAGGAGGAGTTCGCCGCCGACTTCGCGCGCACCAGGACCAGCCGATTCCGTTCGGCCACCGACATTTCCGTCACCAACTCGCTGTATCACTACTACGCGCTGCTGACCGGGCGTGCGGTGCCGCAGGAGAAGGCGAAGGTGCGCTACGTCGACACGACCAGCCACAAGGGGCTCGCACTACTGGACGGGATCGCCAAGAAGCGCAATGTCGATTTCTTCTGCCTGAACGACGGAAGTTTCCCGGAGATCTCCGAATCCGAACGGGTGCGGGCGGTTTCGAAGTTCTTGTCGCGCTACTTCCCCGATCCGGCGCCGTGGGAGCGGCTCAGCGCACCGTCTCGTCATCCGATTCCGGAGTCGTCGCCCGGCGCCGCATGA
- a CDS encoding phosphodiesterase — MHISRVAEHPRPDHVLFHFSDTHVIAGDGDLYGDVDADQRLCQLLEQAAASRIQPTAIVFTGDLTDKGEPGAYDKLKALVEPFARSLPAPIVWVAGNHDDRGLLRRKLLGERASTAPLDRVHLIDGLRIIALDTSVPGHHYGEISDDQLDWLRSVLAEPAPFGTILAMHHPPVPCVLDLAVTVELRDQRKLADVLDGSDVRAILAGHLHFSTNATFAGIPVSVASATCYSQDLGVEQGGLRGRDGAQAFNYVHIYPGTVVHSVVPIDRGRTVGSPSTAAQTRRTLEREGIVIPPAARIPHVMRRRATTPESDDETVR, encoded by the coding sequence GTGCACATCAGCAGAGTCGCGGAGCACCCGCGACCCGATCATGTGTTGTTCCACTTCAGCGACACCCATGTGATCGCCGGTGACGGCGATCTATACGGTGACGTCGATGCGGACCAGCGGTTATGCCAGTTGCTCGAACAGGCTGCGGCCAGTCGGATCCAGCCGACCGCGATCGTGTTCACCGGCGATCTCACCGACAAGGGTGAGCCCGGCGCGTATGACAAGCTCAAGGCGCTCGTCGAGCCCTTTGCGCGGAGTTTGCCAGCGCCCATTGTGTGGGTCGCCGGAAACCATGACGACCGTGGTCTGCTGCGCCGCAAACTGCTCGGCGAGCGGGCCTCGACCGCCCCGCTGGACCGCGTGCATCTGATCGACGGTCTGCGCATCATCGCCCTGGACACCTCGGTCCCCGGGCACCACTACGGCGAGATCTCCGACGACCAGCTGGATTGGCTGCGTTCCGTGCTCGCCGAACCCGCCCCGTTCGGCACCATCCTGGCCATGCACCATCCGCCCGTGCCGTGCGTGCTCGACCTCGCCGTCACCGTGGAGCTGCGCGACCAGCGCAAGTTGGCCGACGTGCTGGACGGCAGCGATGTCCGCGCCATCCTGGCCGGTCACCTGCACTTCTCCACCAACGCGACGTTCGCGGGCATCCCGGTCTCGGTGGCCTCGGCGACCTGTTACAGCCAGGATCTCGGCGTCGAGCAGGGCGGCCTGCGCGGCCGGGACGGCGCACAGGCCTTCAACTACGTGCACATCTATCCGGGCACCGTGGTGCACTCGGTGGTTCCGATCGACCGCGGCCGCACGGTGGGTTCCCCGTCAACCGCGGCACAGACCCGGCGGACGCTCGAGCGGGAGGGCATCGTCATCCCGCCCGCCGCGCGCATCCCGCACGTCATGCGGCGCCGGGCGACGACTCCGGAATCGGATGACGAGACGGTGCGCTGA